The Phalacrocorax carbo chromosome 28, bPhaCar2.1, whole genome shotgun sequence genome segment ATTTACCATCAGGACGGTGGGGTGATgctgatggggtggggggagtcaGGGGCCCGTGGGGTGCTGCGTGCGGTGTCCCCAGTGGGGCTCGGGGCTGCTGCCTGTCCTTGCGGGCTGCTCATGCGTGCCAGTGGCGAATCGAACCAAAAAGCGGGGTTTCTGCGTGACCCGGGTGGatgatttatttcagaaagagaaggaggaacTGTGCTGGATTCTAGCTACTTCCCAGTACCGCTGTCTTTTTCTGCTGAGGCTTTCGCAGCCCCGGGCGGTGGCGGGGGCTACAGGCTTCGGGATATCCTTGGTGAGCAGCTTCCTGGCGAGTTTTTCTAGAGCGGGGTTTGAGGGCAAGCGTAGGTACAAGATGGCGGCGTGTCTTACAGCGGcgttcctcttcctcctcttcatcgTGCAAGGTACGGCGGTGGGTTCCTGCGGGGTGAGAgcgctggggtgggggggagacgGCTTTGGGGACGGTGGGGGACTTTGGGGACGTGACCGTGGGTAAAGCCTCCCCGTCCCCGCTCTCTCCCCCGGCTTCCTCCATACCGGTGCCGCGTGTGACCCACTGGCTCCCTTTCAGGGGAGCCCCCGGCATCGCCGCCTGCACGCTGGGGGTGAGGGACTGCTCTGGGTGAGCCTGGAAGGTGGAGGGGACcccaaaaatgaaagcaaagggaaaaaaaaattcactgggGATCTGTGTGGTCCTGTGCTCAGGGTGGGGAGGCAGAAATCTGGCGATAAGCTTTAGGGTGGGTCCCTGCAATATGCCTCCAACGCCAAGAGAGGGCAAAGCTGTTGGGAATTAGTGGACAAACGGgttatttgcattttctacGAGTCTGGGATGAATCGAGATCCCCAGACGTGAACGAGCCCTGGGGAACCGGATGCGCTGTGTCCGTCTGGCCAAGCAGCATCGGTCTGTCCTCCCTCAGCAGCCCAGGTGCAGAGCATCCCGTCATCGGAGGCGGTTGGGGCCGTTGGTGGGGTGGCATATCTCAGTCCCAGGCTGCAAACCCACATGCCCTACAACCGAATCCACTGGCGTCGCAACAACACTGTACGGATCGCCACCTGGAGTAAGGAGAGCAACAGCACCAGCGAGGAACGCATGGCACTCTTCCCTAATGGAACACTAAAAATCAGCGATCTGCAGAAAAACGACAGCAACGTGTACCAGGTGTACCAGGAGGGCAGCAAGGGCCAAGAGGACATTGAAAACATCTTCCTGACGGTGTATGGTGAGCTGGGAGGACAGGAGGGTTGTCCCAGTGCCCCGCAGTGGGACAGGGAGGATGTGACATCCCGCTGCCTCTTGCAGAGCTGGTCCCAAAGCCCACTGTGAATGCCAAAGTGATCAGGGGTGACGCGACGCACTGCGAAGCCACCCTGGAGTGCTCGGTGGAGCTCGAAGGGGTGACCTACGAGTGGATCCCACCCACCAAGCTCCCGCTGGAGGGTGTGCGTTCCTCTAAGCCACGTGTGTCCTTCAACCCCTTGATGGAAACCTACATCTGCAGAGTCAGCAACCCTGTTTCCTCCAACAACGCTTCGCTGACCTACAAGCACCCCTGCTCCTGGACAGGTACTGCCCACGGTGTGCGCAGGACATGACAAGAGTCGGGTGGGATGGCCTTGGCTTTGGAGGGTCCCCGGAGCAGCGGTGGTGACCCTGAAGGCCAACGGGTCCCTGCAAGGCCGGAGGTGGCCCATGGGTCAGGGTGGTGGGTCCCTGTTCCCCCTGCACTGTGGGCTGGTGGGTGGCAGGACCCCAccttgggggggggttggggggtctCCTGGCAGGGCCGGGCAGCCCACAGCCCTCCCCATTGGCCGGGGTCTCCCTCTGCCTCCAGGTGAGTCCTCCGTTGCTTCATCCCGCAGAGCTGTCAGtgtgctgctggctctgggacacctcctcttcctcctcactctAGCTTAAGGGCACTCTGCGGTTGACATATCTCCTCGCCTCatctccacccccaccccacgggACCAGTGGCTGGATGAGCTCCCCAAATCAGCTGGATGCAGAAACACGCAGTTACTCAAGAGAAGCATTGCAACCCGCGCCCTTTACACTGGCATCCATCCCGCTTCATCCACAGGCGCCTGCGTCCTCCCGGGCCAGGCTCTGCCCGCTCGGCCGCGGCTCCGCTTCGGCTTGCCTCCTCACcggttctgctttgcttctgtcaGAGGTTATGTTTTTCAGAACTGAACAAAATGGTCACGAAGCCTGTTGCAACAGTGTTTCGAAAGCACTAGAAGTCGAAATTGCTGAATGAATGGTTAACTGCTTGGAAATCCTCCTCTTCCCAACCCTGAGATCTGTGGGGAGACCCAACCTGAGCCTGTGGacgtagaatcacagaatgccctgacctggaagggacccacagggaccatcgagcccagctcccggccctgcacaggacaccccaaattcacaccgtggctctgagggccgtgtccaagggcttctggaacatcgccaggctggtgccgtgatgcctccctggggagcctgtgccagggctccaccacccgctgggggaagagcctttccctaatgcccagcctaaccctcccctggcccatctccctgccgttccctcgggccctggcgttgggcaccagagagcagagaccagccctgcccctcctcctgccctcgggagggggctgcagagcgccatgaggctgccctcggccccctctgctccagctgaacaaacccagggtctccagccgctcctcgtacggtttcccctctgaacccttccccagccccgtggcctcctcgggacactctccagtacctttatacATATCTATATCTATCTAGATCTCTATATATAGAGCTATAGATCTATAGAGCTGGGGAGTCCTTGGCCATCGCCTGCTGTTGGTGATGCCCTTTACGGGGCTTATGAACCGTGTGACTGCGGGACAGCGCATGACATGTTCAGCCTGAAACCAGTGACACCAGCACggctgcagctggctgctgcccagctccaggTCTGGAGCATCTCGAGGGGGCAGAGCTAACGTGGCACCTTCGGTTTTCTCTCCAAGGGAGGGGTTGGTGGGATGAGTATTGTCTTTGCCTTTACAAACCTCTTACTGTATATATTAAGTTATAACAATATACATAACCTCAAACCCCACATTTTTAGCTGCCTGTTCTGCATTCTCCTCTGGGCTGTGGTCGGCCGCAGCGGGTGCTTGGGGACCACGGGGGTGATGGAGGGAGCCGTGTTCCCCCCAACATTGCTGGGGACAGGTGCCCTTCCACAGCTGACCCCCATGTGAGGAGACAGCTCTAGATGGGACACGGGGCCCATCGGGAGGGGAGGATGCGCTTGTGAGTGATGGAGACGGTCCCTCAGGCTGCaaggagggatggggacacggcTCAGGGCCACCGCAGCCCTGGGACGCTGCTGTTCCTGCTGGGTCTGGCAAACCAGCTCAAGAAGGAGGACTGGGCTCTACCCTCCATAAAACCCAAGAGGCACCCCCTTCCAGAGCCACCTTTAAGCAAAGACTCCTAAGGCCATCAAAAGGTCAACAGGGACCTCGCCAGCTCATCTGAAAAATCAGTAACGAGCATGAGTCGCTCCAGCTCCTGTGTCTAATGAGCAGCTCGGGGTAATTCCTGCTGTGTGGCTGATGGTTTTAGCACCAACGTATATTTTTGCAGAAATCCCCCTCCCCCTTGGAAATATTTGCTTGGGTCTTGGTCCATTCCCATATGGAGGTTTGGGGCTCTTCTGCCTCTGACTAAATCCAGGATGACTGCTGAGCACCAGCATCATCGTAAAACCTCCTGTGATGAATAAATACAGAACCTGGTGCCGTGCCTCAGTCATCTTTCCAACCAGGAGCCTTCAGCCTGAGCGGATGGGGAAAGTAAAGGCATTTAGGATCATTATTTTTGGTTAAAGGAGTTTTTTTCTGTGACCGCCTCTATGATTTTCATGCCCTCAGGTGCTTCCTAGaaggattttttccttcatagTTTTgcttgtaaattaatttttcccgTTTCTCCTGGCCGGtggcagcccagcctggggcacGCTGCTGTGGTAGCGCCCCGTGGGTGATATCGGGGGTTTATGGCTTTCCTGGACCAGTTTGTGGTCAGTGGTCATCTCCGTGCCGCCACAGCCTGGACCCAAGCGTGGGGCACCTCATCTGTGGCGAGGGGAGGGTTGGGGACCATCccactgccctgcctgggggaCCGACCTGGGGAGCCCATCCACTGGAgacctccttccttctttttctcatcCAGATGCTTTCCAAGTGGGAACCAGGGTGGTTTAGTGTGGTTTTAGGCTTTTTATccttagaaataatttattgaCAACAAATCTCATGGAGGTCTCGGAGCTTGGCTCCACTGAAAAGCAGTGGGATGTAAGTTCACCCTTTGTTTCCTTGTGGCACTTgaattcagtttaaaacaacAGAGGAATTTCTGCTTCATGCTGCCGCTTCTGCTCTCCTCcgaaaagcagaaaaatcaatgaaaacttgaagaaagcaataggaaaaaacccTTCTCCCATTGTAAAGCTGCATGGGCCGAGCACCAAACAAGGCGAATAATTAATTCcactaaaaccagaaaaacaaccAAGCTTTTCCCgccgctttccagcagcagAACAGTGTTCCAGAGGCGAGCAAGGTTCTCCCTGTGCTCCCCATCCCCGGCTCTCCGCTGGGCGCGGGAGGCTGCGGTCCCTGCTCCGTCCCcacccggggtggggggacaccccCAGGAGGGGGGGGGACCGTCCCCATCCCCGAGCACTCGCTATGGGGATGGTGTTGAACAGGAGCAAACTGAAGTCCAGATCACCAACCTGGGCGCTCAGCCTGCGAGCGAGGATTGGGTTTTTCCTCGGCGAGTTTTTCAAGACCCCCCCATACTCCTCCTCGCTGTAGCTCCCATGCAGCCCAAAGCAGGGGTATGGGTTAATCCCAGGATATTTGGGGTTTTCCTGCACCAGCGGGCATCGTGGCCGCGAGTGCCGCTGCACGGAGGCTCTTTGGGCGAGCTTCGTGCTGGGTTCCAGCGCCGTAGCGCCGGGCCGGAGCCGCAGCGGTGGGGATGCTGCCCGCCTCCGCCCCTGCCGCGCCAGCGGGGTTTGAAGGCTCCGTACGGCCCCGTGGCAGGGTGATGCGTTTCTGGTACAAACTATCCATCGAtgctctgcttccttctgcaaTTCTCTCGGGCTGTTTCTGGTGAAGCGTTCAGCAGCACGGCTGCAGGCTTGGGCCAAGAGCCACCGAGCGTCGCTTCCCTCTGGACTGCCCCGGCTTCTCCAGGCTGGTGCCACCGCTGCCAGCATCCTCCCGCCAGGCTCCGAGCCCCCCGcgcctccctgcctgcctcagccctctgctctcctcccagGCGCGGGCCGCGGGGTGAGGGAGGGGGTGTCGGGCACCCTGGGGAGGGCGATGCTATTGCGGATCCCCCCCGAGCTCCAGGACCTCGCCCCGCGCTCCGGGGTGGCCGCGTGGAAGCGGGACACGGAGGACCCGCAGAAGAAGCTCGTCCTGCTCAAGCACTTGGATGGCAACTACACCAACCAAACGGAGGGAGGGACTCGCGTCCACAGTTGGACTTCTCCCTGGAGACCCGGCACACCCGCCGCAGgacaggcagctctgccagtCCATCGTCAGCAAGCGGCCAGAGGAGGGAGCCTGGAGATGCAGCTGGAGGTGTCTGGTGAGACACGCTCTTTTGGGAGGATCGTGCCGGATACTCCCAACCTCTCGCAGTGCTGAGAGCAGGTCTGGGAGGTGGGTGGTTGCCAGGGCGGGTGGAAGATGCCCACCCTCACGTTGAGGTGCTGCAGTGACTCCAGGACCCTCTTCCAGCCACATCTGGGTACCCCCCAGAGCCTTTGGGTGTGTGCAGACCATGTCCCCCTCTAATGCCCTTTGCAGTGGGTCTGGGGCCAGAGTGGTTCCTCTCCATCTCCCGGGGATTTTGGAGAGGCCAGCAAGATTTCCCGGGCAGGGGCCGACACAAGGTTTGCATCCTTCCCCAGACGCAAACCTTTGCCTCCTCCATCCCTCTCTCCAAAGCCCGTGTCTGATCCCAGCACCCGGATCCTTGCTGGGCGCCGGCCAACGGCAGCTGCACCATCACCATCACCCTCAGCTGCGTGTCGGAGCAAGGGGACAACGTCTCctacagctggggcagctgggacaCCAGCACCATGGGGGTCTGCTCCAGCAACAGCGGCCTCCTGCACCTCTCCTACCCCCTGCAGACCCAAGCATCACCGGAGCCCGCGATGGTCAGCAGCCAGGTCGCTGCCTTCAACTCCTCTGAGTGCAGCGAGGAGCAAGGGGGTAAGTCCCCAGTTACTGACCTGGCTCTCTCCACCCTCCTGATCCAGCTCTTGCTttgctgggggatttttttagGCTGCTTTAGGCAGCCTCAGAGGagccttttggaaaaaaaaccaagtggCTGCTGTCACCTGTTCAGGGTGGCTGAGTCCTTCTTGTAAAAGCCAGCCGCAGGGCCACGGGTCCCACCTGCCTTCCCGGCCGCCGCACTCATGCCCCAGTGCGcgagtttcattttaaatgcatgaGACTGATACGCTGGGTGGTTTGGGGAGGGTAAAAACCCCGGTGACAACTTCCCCTTCGGAGGATCTCAGGGCAAAAGTCATGCTCTCTCTCACCAGGATGTCCTAGCACTCCCTCGTGACGCGGGGGACTTTCATGGGAGCCGGGTGGCTGCCCCTTTCCCCGGGGCCCGGAGGCAAAGTCACACGTCTGCTGGGGCTCTCACAGGGACCTGTGCTGAGAAAATACCTCTGTGGGAAAAACGATCGGGACCTTTGCTTAGGAAGGGGCAATGTTGAAATGAGATGTTGAAAGGGGTGTTTCTGGTGCCGCGTTTCCTGTTCT includes the following:
- the LOC135318120 gene encoding CD48 antigen-like isoform X3; protein product: MAACLTAAFLFLLFIVQAAQVQSIPSSEAVGAVGGVAYLSPRLQTHMPYNRIHWRRNNTVRIATWSKESNSTSEERMALFPNGTLKISDLQKNDSNVYQVYQEGSKGQEDIENIFLTVYELVPKPTVNAKVIRGDATHCEATLECSVELEGVTYEWIPPTKLPLEGVRSSKPRVSFNPLMETYICRVSNPVSSNNASLTYKHPCSWTELSVCCWLWDTSSSSSL
- the LOC135318120 gene encoding CD48 antigen-like isoform X1 produces the protein MAACLTAAFLFLLFIVQAAQVQSIPSSEAVGAVGGVAYLSPRLQTHMPYNRIHWRRNNTVRIATWSKESNSTSEERMALFPNGTLKISDLQKNDSNVYQVYQEGSKGQEDIENIFLTVYELVPKPTVNAKVIRGDATHCEATLECSVELEGVTYEWIPPTKLPLEGVRSSKPRVSFNPLMETYICRVSNPVSSNNASLTYKHPCSWTGESSVASSRRAVSVLLALGHLLFLLTLA
- the LOC135318120 gene encoding CD48 antigen-like isoform X4, whose amino-acid sequence is MAACLTAAFLFLLFIVQAAQVQSIPSSEAVGAVGGVAYLSPRLQTHMPYNRIHWRRNNTVRIATWSKESNSTSEERMALFPNGTLKISDLQKNDSNVYQVYQEGSKGQEDIENIFLTVYELVPKPTVNAKVIRGDATHCEATLECSVELEGVTYEWIPPTKLPLEGVRSSKPRVSFNPLMETYICRVSNPVSSNNASLTYKHPCSWTA
- the LOC135317972 gene encoding LOW QUALITY PROTEIN: uncharacterized protein LOC135317972 (The sequence of the model RefSeq protein was modified relative to this genomic sequence to represent the inferred CDS: inserted 3 bases in 3 codons); its protein translation is MGMVLNRSKLKSRSPTWALSLRARIGFFLGAGRGVREGVSGTLGRAMLLRIPPELQDLAPRSGVAAWKRDTEDPQKKLVLLKHLDGNYTNQTEGGTRVHXLDFSLETRHTRXQDRQLCQSIVSKRPEEGAWRCSWRCLQVWEPVSDPSTRILXWAPANGSCTITITLSCVSEQGDNVSYSWGSWDTSTMGVCSSNSGLLHLSYPLQTQASPEPAMVSSQVAAFNSSECSEEQGGKSPVTDLALSTLLIQLLLCWGIFLGCFRQPQRSLLEKKPSGCCHLFRVAESFLAGLRMEHLVLMVVVPTATAAMLTGVFTAAHLAVAVSGRREGGLLGCEKFGKLTFGGQKSPDPGRAAAAIGMQLGPAGGHCTGDGSRPVRSSQCAPSPPKCGGWSPAQRNLGRKWWVHVGWREGGELPAAAHPLLSVKKQKGVPAAEHPSCTTISTAATSLTPRTQPPHPQQSPMLPSPNEEPTAVDASVMLPMG
- the LOC135318120 gene encoding CD48 antigen-like isoform X2; protein product: MAACLTAAFLFLLFIVQAQVQSIPSSEAVGAVGGVAYLSPRLQTHMPYNRIHWRRNNTVRIATWSKESNSTSEERMALFPNGTLKISDLQKNDSNVYQVYQEGSKGQEDIENIFLTVYELVPKPTVNAKVIRGDATHCEATLECSVELEGVTYEWIPPTKLPLEGVRSSKPRVSFNPLMETYICRVSNPVSSNNASLTYKHPCSWTGESSVASSRRAVSVLLALGHLLFLLTLA